The following proteins are encoded in a genomic region of Xenopus laevis strain J_2021 chromosome 3L, Xenopus_laevis_v10.1, whole genome shotgun sequence:
- the tgfbi.L gene encoding transforming growth factor beta induced L homeolog precursor: MNSLVFFSFSVTLLVSLVLSARYPYQQVLQHSRIRGRQHGPNVCAVQKLIGTNRQYYANCKQWYQRKICGKSTVISYECCPGYERVPGEKGCPAALPLSNIYETLGIVGAATTQLYSDRANLRPEIEGPGSFTIFAPSNEAWAALPAEILDALVSNVNIELLNALRYHMVNRRLLTDELKHGVTFPSMYQNLDIHVHHYPNGIVTVNCARLIKADHHATNGVVHVIDKVITAVTNDINQVVETEESLETLRTAVAASGLNTLLESENKQYTLLAPTNEAFEKIPPETLNRILGDPEALKDLLHHHILNNAQCSEAIIAGSSMETLEGTSIEVGCSGDDLTLNGKPIISQKDILATNGVVHFIDELLIPDAAKTLSELGKDSDVSKVIDLFQQAGLGSHLAVNERVTVIAAHNNAFKDGTPTVNRDLTNLLQNHIIKETLSSKYLYHGQALETVGGKKLRVFVYRNALCIENSCIDAHDKKGRYGTLFIVDKLLTPPTGNVMDVLKADNRFSMLVAAIQSAGLTETLNREGSFSVFAPTDEAFRALPRGDLNKLLGNANDLSNLLKYHIGDEILVSGAVSQLVRLKSLQGEKLEASSKNATMHVNKVPVAEADIMATNGVIHAITTFLHPPAKTQERDEMSDSGLGVVKKAPVYSKISQISARLAPAYSKLMSRVKQ; encoded by the exons ATGAATTCACTGGTGTTTTTCAGTTTCAGTGTGACACTTCTAGTGTCCCTTGTATTATCAGCAAGATACCCTTACCAGCAAGTCCTGCAGCACAGTCGGATCAGAGGGAGACAACATGG CCCCAATGTTTGTGCAGTCCAGAAGCTTATTGGCACCAACAGGCAATATTATGCAAACTGCAAGCAGTGGTATCAAAGGAAAATATGTGGCAAATCCAC TGTAATCAGTTATGAATGCTGCCCTGGATATGAAAGAGTACCAGGAGAAAAAGGATGCCCTGCCG CACTTCCACTTTCAAATATTTATGAAACTCTTGGAATAGTTGGAGCAGCTACCACACAGTTATATTCAGATAGAGCAAACTTGAGACCAGAAATCGAGGGACCTGGAAGTTTTACTATCTTTGCACCAAGCAATGAAGCATGGGCTGCCCTTCCAGCT GAAATATTGGATGCTTTAGTGAGCAATGTTAATATTGAGCTTCTGAATGCTCTACGCTATCATATGGTGAACAGGCGTCTTCTTACTGATGAGCTGAAACATGGAGTGACTTTCCCTTCAATGTACCAAAACCTGGATATACATGTGCATCACTATCCCAATGGA ATTGTAACAGTAAACTGTGCCAGGCTGATAAAGGCTGACCACCATGCCACCAATGGAGTAGTCCACGTTATTGATAAAGTTATCACAGCCGTAACAAACGACATTAACCAAGTGGTTGAAACAGAGGAAAGCCTTGAAACACTCCGA actgCTGTCGCTGCTTCTGGCCTTAACACCCTGTTAGAAAGTGAGAACAAACAATATACACTTTTAGCACCCACCAACGAAGCCTTTGAAAAAataccccccgaaacattgaacAGAATCTTGGGTGACCCAGAGGCCCTGAAAG ATCTGTTGCATCACCACATTTTAAACAATGCCCAGTGCTCTGAAGCCATCATTGCTGGATCATCCATGGAGACACTTGAGGGCACATCTATAGAAGTTGGCTGCTCTGGTGATGATCTCACGCTCAACGGAAAGCCAATAATTTCTCAGAAAGACATTTTAGCTACTAATGGTGTTGTGCATTTCATTGACGAACTGTTGATCCCAGATGCAG CAAAAACTTTATCTGAACTGGGTAAAGACAGTGATGTCTCCAAAGTCATTGACCTCTTCCAACAAGCCGGCCTTGGTTCCCACCTTGCTGTAAATGAGCGTGTGACTGTCATTGCTGCTCACAACAATGCTTTTAAAG atGGTACTCCCACTGTTAACAGAGACCTGACAAATTTGCTTCAGAACCACATAATTAAAGAAACGCTGTCCTCCAAGTACCTTTATCATGGGCAAGCCCTAGAAACAGTTGGTGGAAAGAAACTTCGTGTTTTTGTGTACCGAAAT GCTCTTTGCATTGAAAACAGCTGTATTGATGCACATGACAAGAAGGGAAGATATGGTACCTTGTTTATTGTGGACAAGCTGCTAACTCCACCCACAGGAAATGTCATGGATGTTCTGAAAGCTGACAATCGTTTCAG CATGTTGGTGGCTGCTATCCAGTCTGCCGGACTCACAGAGACATTAAACAGAGAAGGCTCATTCTCTGTCTTTGCTCCAACAGACGAGGCATTCCGTGCCCTTCCAAGAGGAGACTTGAACAAGCTTCTAG GTAATGCCAATGACCTTAGCAATCTTCTGAAGTATCACATTGGTGATGAGATTCTGGTCAGTGGAGCAGTCAGCCAACTTGTACGGTTAAAATCACTGCAGGGTGAAAAACTGGAAGCCAGTTCA AAAAATGCCACAATGCATGTCAACAAAGTACCCGTTGCTGAAGCTGATATAATGGCAACAAATGGAGTAATTCATGCCATTACCACCTTCTTACACCCACCAG CCAAAACACAAGAAAGAGATGAGATGTCCGACTCTGGCCTGGGAGTTGTAAAGAAAGCCCCTGTATATTCTAAG